From Streptomyces sp. TLI_105, the proteins below share one genomic window:
- a CDS encoding SDR family NAD(P)-dependent oxidoreductase — MSTPAGYLSGLFSLEGRNALVTGGSSGIGKAVAGALARAGASVVVLARKEAELVATVDELTADGCRAAWVSADLSTRDGIKAGAEAAAAVFGEPDILVNSAGINLRPPFGELDEEVWDTTMTVNLEAPFLLGRRFGPGMAERGFGRIIHITSQQAHRAFVQSGAYGVSKGALESLARSQAEAWSPYGVTANTLVPGFVMTPLNKRLSSDPEKVAALAARTMVGRNGLAEDFAGAAVFLASGASAYVTGQSLFVDGGFSVH; from the coding sequence ATGAGCACCCCCGCCGGCTACCTCTCCGGACTGTTCTCGCTCGAAGGGCGCAACGCCCTGGTCACGGGCGGGAGTTCCGGCATAGGCAAGGCCGTCGCGGGGGCCCTGGCCCGTGCGGGGGCGAGCGTGGTGGTCCTGGCCCGCAAGGAGGCCGAGCTCGTCGCGACCGTCGACGAGCTGACGGCCGACGGCTGCCGGGCGGCCTGGGTGAGCGCCGACCTGAGCACCCGGGACGGCATCAAGGCCGGGGCGGAGGCGGCGGCGGCCGTCTTCGGGGAGCCGGACATCCTGGTGAACTCGGCCGGCATCAACCTCCGTCCGCCGTTCGGCGAGCTGGACGAGGAGGTGTGGGACACGACGATGACCGTGAACCTGGAGGCGCCGTTCCTGCTCGGCCGGCGCTTCGGGCCCGGCATGGCCGAGCGGGGCTTCGGCCGGATCATCCACATCACCTCGCAGCAGGCGCACCGCGCGTTCGTGCAGAGCGGGGCGTACGGGGTGTCCAAGGGCGCCCTGGAGTCCCTGGCCCGCTCGCAGGCCGAGGCCTGGTCCCCGTACGGGGTCACCGCGAACACCCTGGTCCCGGGCTTCGTGATGACCCCGCTGAACAAGCGCCTCTCCTCCGACCCGGAGAAGGTCGCCGCCCTGGCCGCCCGCACGATGGTCGGCCGCAACGGCCTGGCGGAGGACTTCGCGGGCGCGGCCGTCTTCCTGGCGAGCGGCGCGTCCGCCTACGTCACGGGCCAGTCGCTCTTCGTGGACGGCGGCTTCTCGGTGCACTGA
- a CDS encoding YwqJ-related putative deaminase produces MRHHRTDPLDVSHLTPEQQREALVQEARDLADRARRADPENENDPKHQIDLAKTRFPVGEHLVKDNACAGGLLHDGVVTSQTSATKFEGQAKPDLHPAVQDIYDQVKARIEGDGGRPGAGHGQCAEPLLLSDRLRQLDPSGTNISTLDHVRDAMNGAQMYTVQVGRDPRGILKHNDYKEPCRSCAIALDMAGITAYAG; encoded by the coding sequence ATGCGCCACCACCGCACCGACCCGCTCGACGTGAGCCACCTGACCCCCGAGCAGCAGCGCGAGGCCCTCGTCCAGGAGGCCCGCGACCTCGCCGACCGGGCGCGCAGGGCGGATCCGGAGAACGAGAACGACCCCAAGCACCAGATCGACCTGGCCAAGACCCGCTTCCCGGTCGGCGAGCACCTCGTCAAGGACAACGCCTGCGCAGGCGGACTGCTCCACGACGGCGTCGTCACCAGCCAGACCAGCGCGACCAAGTTCGAGGGCCAGGCCAAGCCCGACCTGCATCCGGCCGTGCAGGACATCTACGACCAGGTGAAGGCCAGGATCGAAGGGGACGGCGGCAGGCCGGGCGCGGGCCACGGGCAGTGCGCCGAGCCTCTGCTGCTCTCGGACCGGCTCCGCCAGCTCGACCCGAGCGGCACGAACATCAGTACGCTCGATCACGTGCGCGATGCGATGAACGGTGCGCAGATGTACACCGTGCAGGTCGGCCGGGATCCGCGGGGCATCCTCAAGCACAACGACTACAAAGAGCCGTGCCGCTCGTGCGCGATCGCCCTAGACATGGCCGGCATCACCGCCTACGCAGGTTAG
- a CDS encoding SUKH-3 domain-containing protein, producing the protein MPHLNAPADVDAWFAENGWTPGRNAGEQASAFVAEVVEESRKSGFPLEPFAAATDFLTEHAGLRVTTDAQRQDHLHFTPVPVWGDLFEDIAELSRGLGARVFPIGWDSAEGEILVIDEQDRFFNMSSFGNYYMGTGKHGAMIGLFHWPMQDAEDLYV; encoded by the coding sequence ATGCCCCATCTCAACGCCCCCGCGGATGTCGACGCCTGGTTCGCGGAGAACGGCTGGACTCCCGGTCGGAACGCCGGCGAGCAGGCCTCGGCGTTCGTGGCGGAGGTCGTCGAGGAGAGCCGGAAGAGCGGTTTCCCTCTGGAACCCTTCGCCGCCGCCACCGACTTCCTGACCGAGCACGCGGGACTCCGCGTGACCACCGACGCCCAGCGTCAGGATCACCTCCACTTCACGCCTGTCCCCGTCTGGGGCGACCTCTTCGAGGACATCGCCGAGTTGAGCCGCGGCCTGGGTGCCCGGGTCTTCCCGATCGGCTGGGACTCGGCGGAAGGGGAGATCCTCGTCATCGACGAGCAGGACCGCTTCTTCAACATGAGCAGCTTCGGCAACTACTACATGGGCACGGGCAAGCACGGGGCCATGATCGGCCTCTTCCACTGGCCCATGCAGGACGCGGAGGACCTCTATGTCTGA
- a CDS encoding SUKH-3 domain-containing protein, with the protein MPRLEVPADVDAWFGEHGWFPGRNVAEQAAAFVAEVVEETRNVGFPVEPFAAATEFLAEHAGLRLTIDARREEYLHFKPVIVWDSTAEEIAELSRNLGVRVFPVGWDSSEGEVIVMDERSRFFCLHHTGNYYMGTGKYGAMTDLYGHPMQDAEDFYVRPGQGPQCTEKPPSTKSDWPVT; encoded by the coding sequence GTGCCCCGTCTCGAAGTCCCCGCCGACGTCGACGCCTGGTTCGGCGAGCACGGCTGGTTTCCCGGCCGGAACGTCGCCGAACAGGCGGCGGCGTTCGTGGCGGAGGTCGTCGAGGAGACCCGGAACGTCGGGTTCCCCGTCGAGCCGTTCGCCGCCGCCACCGAATTCCTCGCCGAGCACGCGGGTCTCCGCCTGACCATCGACGCGCGGCGTGAGGAGTACCTGCACTTCAAGCCGGTCATCGTCTGGGACAGCACCGCCGAGGAGATCGCGGAGCTGAGCCGCAACCTGGGCGTGCGGGTCTTCCCCGTCGGCTGGGACTCCTCGGAGGGCGAGGTGATCGTCATGGACGAGCGGAGCCGGTTCTTCTGCCTGCACCACACCGGCAACTACTACATGGGTACCGGCAAGTACGGGGCGATGACCGACCTCTACGGCCATCCCATGCAGGACGCGGAGGACTTCTACGTCCGCCCCGGGCAGGGCCCTCAGTGCACCGAGAAGCCGCCGTCCACGAAGAGCGACTGGCCCGTGACGTAG
- a CDS encoding SUKH-3 domain-containing protein has translation MSDVLTEAGWRPGRDAGDAAMLAVLVVVTVGAELFPAADRAVREFHGLHVLPAADGGREVAALGAVVDPREARSDVPALNRLADSLGARLFPFGRTDTDAPLAVDEHGRLLMLGPGGPWLLGETVHAGLTALTSGIAPVRLRPPRWRFPLPGGENDLGAAVRAALVAVYVLHSTGLFGARALHLRATTLRGIGVVAVDEEFPLRPGALEDNAEPLAAAMTARCEAAGARPGACELTLTVSAPPGTGGPAATVACAVTVGGETEGPGLTLSAALSGTSGPTAKALDACSRALADWADSPAS, from the coding sequence ATGAGCGACGTACTGACGGAAGCGGGCTGGCGGCCGGGCCGTGACGCCGGGGACGCCGCCATGCTCGCGGTCCTCGTCGTGGTGACCGTCGGCGCGGAGCTCTTCCCCGCCGCCGACCGCGCCGTGCGCGAGTTCCACGGCCTGCACGTCCTCCCCGCCGCCGACGGCGGCCGGGAGGTCGCCGCCCTCGGCGCCGTCGTCGACCCCCGCGAGGCCCGCTCCGACGTCCCGGCCCTGAACCGGCTCGCCGACTCCCTCGGCGCCCGCCTCTTCCCCTTCGGCCGTACGGACACGGACGCGCCGCTCGCGGTCGACGAGCACGGCCGGCTCCTCATGCTCGGCCCCGGCGGCCCCTGGCTCCTCGGCGAGACGGTCCACGCCGGTCTGACGGCGCTGACCTCCGGGATCGCGCCGGTACGGCTCCGGCCGCCCCGGTGGCGCTTCCCGCTGCCCGGCGGCGAGAACGACCTCGGCGCGGCGGTACGGGCCGCGCTCGTCGCCGTCTACGTCCTGCACAGCACGGGCCTGTTCGGCGCCCGCGCCCTGCACCTGAGGGCGACCACCCTGCGGGGGATCGGCGTCGTGGCCGTGGACGAGGAGTTCCCGCTGCGCCCGGGGGCGCTGGAGGACAACGCGGAACCGCTCGCCGCCGCCATGACGGCCCGGTGCGAGGCGGCGGGCGCACGCCCCGGGGCCTGCGAGCTGACCCTCACGGTGTCCGCGCCGCCCGGTACGGGGGGCCCGGCGGCGACGGTCGCCTGTGCCGTGACGGTGGGCGGCGAGACCGAGGGCCCCGGCCTGACCCTGTCGGCCGCCCTGTCCGGCACGTCCGGCCCCACGGCGAAGGCCCTGGACGCCTGCTCCCGGGCCCTCGCGGACTGGGCGGACTCCCCGGCGTCCTGA
- a CDS encoding YwqJ-related putative deaminase, translated as MSDLIPGTAASLLIHGTITSHTNLTGDGEPELHPAVREFFDGLPPALREPFIGYCAESALVSDELFGFDRQRGDGRTATLDEAVPHFAGAAIVARKIRPHGDPEHGTEAEVCRSCTALLDRLGITILHDQA; from the coding sequence ATGTCTGACCTGATCCCCGGTACGGCGGCCTCGCTGCTCATCCACGGCACCATCACCAGCCACACCAACCTCACCGGCGACGGCGAGCCGGAACTCCACCCCGCCGTGCGGGAGTTCTTCGACGGGCTCCCGCCCGCCCTGCGCGAGCCCTTCATCGGCTACTGCGCCGAGTCCGCCCTCGTCTCCGACGAACTCTTCGGTTTCGACCGGCAGCGCGGCGACGGCCGCACCGCCACCCTCGACGAGGCCGTCCCGCACTTCGCGGGCGCGGCGATCGTCGCCCGCAAGATCCGCCCGCACGGCGACCCCGAGCACGGCACGGAGGCCGAGGTCTGCCGCTCCTGCACGGCGCTCCTCGACCGGCTGGGGATCACGATCCTCCACGACCAGGCATGA